A genomic stretch from Candidatus Cloacimonadota bacterium includes:
- a CDS encoding ABC transporter substrate-binding protein: MRKFGILVIILALIFGCTSEKKTTKIELEFWHAMGGPLGDALAILVKEFNDTHPNIFINDINMGNYTALSQKLMAAIVANTQPDLAQAYEAWIAKFIDGNALVPIEKFIKGPNGLSQEELNDFYPVFIKSSTFNDTMYAFPFNKSVRVMYYNKDMFYRNGLDIDKPPATWDDFLAVGKKLTQDRDGDGKLDQWGTTFATNAWQFENCLLEAGGQIMNQDLSEPLFNSKYGVEAMDYLSGQLNKSKIAYLSTGYDGQNDFLASKVGMVEGSSVSMVYLHKGGIPFNLGMGAVPYFRTKKSLVSGTNIVIFKNDTDPQQKKKQEACWEFIKWFTSPKQTAKWSNLTYYMPVRKSAIEDEETQAKFKKYPGLKSVYDQLLYAEVEPQTDAWFETRKLLEEQVIEAVFRGQISAQKALDNLADKMREILKDE, from the coding sequence ATGCGAAAATTTGGAATTTTAGTAATAATCCTTGCACTTATATTCGGGTGCACATCTGAGAAAAAAACCACAAAGATCGAACTGGAATTCTGGCACGCAATGGGCGGTCCTCTTGGTGATGCCCTGGCGATATTAGTAAAAGAATTTAATGACACACATCCTAATATATTCATCAATGATATCAATATGGGTAATTACACTGCTCTATCCCAGAAACTCATGGCAGCAATAGTGGCAAACACGCAGCCCGATCTTGCTCAGGCATACGAAGCATGGATCGCAAAATTCATTGATGGAAACGCACTTGTTCCTATCGAGAAATTTATAAAAGGACCAAATGGGCTTTCTCAGGAAGAACTAAATGACTTCTATCCTGTCTTTATAAAGAGCAGCACCTTCAATGATACGATGTATGCATTCCCTTTCAATAAAAGTGTACGGGTGATGTATTATAACAAAGATATGTTCTACCGCAACGGGCTGGACATCGACAAACCGCCTGCAACCTGGGATGACTTCCTTGCGGTTGGGAAAAAACTCACCCAGGATAGGGATGGTGATGGCAAACTCGATCAGTGGGGAACAACCTTTGCGACCAATGCATGGCAATTTGAAAACTGCCTTTTAGAAGCAGGTGGACAGATCATGAACCAAGACCTGTCAGAACCTCTTTTCAACAGTAAGTACGGGGTTGAAGCAATGGACTACCTGTCAGGACAACTCAATAAATCAAAGATCGCTTACCTTTCAACCGGTTATGACGGACAGAATGATTTCCTTGCAAGCAAAGTAGGGATGGTAGAAGGATCGAGTGTGTCCATGGTGTATCTCCATAAAGGTGGCATTCCCTTCAATCTCGGTATGGGCGCAGTTCCCTATTTCCGCACCAAAAAGAGTCTTGTCAGTGGAACAAATATTGTGATATTCAAGAATGACACAGATCCGCAACAAAAGAAAAAGCAGGAAGCTTGCTGGGAATTCATAAAATGGTTTACCAGCCCCAAGCAAACTGCGAAGTGGTCAAACCTGACTTATTACATGCCGGTCCGAAAAAGCGCTATCGAAGACGAGGAAACTCAAGCAAAATTCAAAAAATATCCCGGACTGAAAAGCGTGTATGATCAACTTCTATATGCAGAAGTGGAACCCCAAACCGATGCATGGTTCGAGACAAGAAAACTTCTCGAAGAGCAGGTCATTGAAGCAGTGTTTAGAGGTCAGATCAGTGCACAAAAAGCGCTTGATAACCTTGCCGATAAAATGAGAGAGATATTGAAAGACGAATAG
- a CDS encoding T9SS type A sorting domain-containing protein yields MKKVLLFFVLFVLFSSNLCANQYYSLHRKNPRAFGILPSMKELSHPIKYEKTFAYSSKNQPQIVLNFEGLDNPNNVPNPDTQGDVGPNHYVQIVKSSFGIWDKQGNVLAGPIDNSQIWTAIPGPWNNEVHTDPIVLYDGIEDRWLITSMVYDIPTVYWELIALSQTPAPTQGWYCWAYEFDVMPDYPKFGVWDDAYYMTINDFYIDASYNSTFEGQTVMAFNKEDMITGISDPDNVLFHFDPVRDEFYLSLSNLLPMNLDGPMPDHDVPYFLVCVKDNAWGFNTDHLQIWQCDVDWDHTASSTMTLFQEIEVDSFDTITPNMNYVHQPGTGTRIFSMNDRLMFPLQYRHIDGKDILMANHTINMGNDIAAVRWYELNRVDSLWTIHQQNTYNPPDGLSRWMGSIAMDKYKNIALGYSISGDAVYPSIRVTGRKNSDPLNELTVDEIEIVTGGGNQMTNTRWGDYSMMSVDPVDDLIFWYTQMYLPVSGAFAWSTRITSFMINTEISVLPDQLVFETIDDCINGKETILFNLSWDDILIDNIPQSGIFPGTDVTWFIEPWTIQLPYLLETMNTLPLKIKIDPGTTEMGYVVTEIPILAELKDYTITLQVQDSLVSNDPAMEFFNEISIFPNPFQLNKDSQNYLNISFNTIDNDNIFFSLFNIKGQLINSQSYNIESSGDHQISIPLDLMTLKPGMYFLHCTPDHAPAIFKKCIIF; encoded by the coding sequence ATGAAAAAAGTATTACTTTTTTTTGTTTTGTTTGTTTTATTTTCAAGCAATCTTTGTGCAAACCAATACTATTCATTACATAGAAAAAATCCAAGAGCTTTTGGTATATTACCATCGATGAAAGAACTATCTCATCCGATAAAATATGAAAAAACTTTTGCTTACTCTTCAAAAAATCAACCTCAGATTGTACTTAATTTTGAAGGACTTGATAATCCAAACAATGTGCCGAATCCAGACACTCAAGGTGATGTCGGTCCAAATCATTATGTCCAGATCGTAAAAAGCTCATTTGGAATTTGGGATAAACAAGGAAATGTATTAGCCGGCCCAATCGACAACAGCCAGATATGGACAGCTATTCCGGGACCGTGGAACAATGAGGTGCACACCGACCCAATCGTCCTGTATGATGGTATCGAAGACCGTTGGCTTATTACAAGTATGGTGTATGATATTCCAACAGTGTATTGGGAGCTCATCGCTTTATCGCAGACTCCCGCCCCTACTCAGGGGTGGTATTGCTGGGCTTATGAGTTTGATGTCATGCCCGATTATCCTAAATTTGGCGTGTGGGATGATGCCTATTATATGACTATCAATGATTTCTATATCGATGCCTCATACAACTCGACTTTCGAAGGACAGACTGTTATGGCATTCAATAAAGAAGATATGATTACCGGAATAAGTGATCCAGACAATGTTCTTTTTCACTTTGATCCTGTCAGAGATGAGTTCTATCTAAGTTTGTCAAACCTGCTCCCAATGAATTTGGATGGACCAATGCCTGATCACGATGTGCCCTATTTTCTTGTCTGTGTGAAGGATAATGCCTGGGGTTTTAACACAGATCACCTGCAGATATGGCAATGTGATGTGGATTGGGATCATACTGCTTCAAGCACGATGACGTTATTCCAGGAAATAGAAGTTGATTCCTTTGATACGATCACTCCAAACATGAATTACGTTCATCAACCCGGGACCGGCACCCGAATTTTCTCCATGAATGATAGGTTGATGTTTCCACTTCAATATAGACACATTGATGGAAAAGATATTCTTATGGCGAATCATACTATCAACATGGGAAACGATATTGCTGCTGTACGCTGGTACGAGTTGAATAGAGTAGATTCTCTTTGGACAATCCATCAACAGAATACATATAATCCCCCAGACGGTTTGAGCAGGTGGATGGGAAGCATTGCAATGGACAAATACAAAAATATTGCTCTTGGATATAGCATTTCTGGCGATGCTGTATATCCATCTATTCGTGTAACCGGAAGAAAAAATAGCGATCCATTGAATGAGCTCACAGTTGATGAGATCGAAATTGTAACAGGAGGTGGAAATCAAATGACAAATACGCGCTGGGGAGACTACAGTATGATGTCTGTTGACCCTGTCGATGATCTCATATTTTGGTATACGCAGATGTATCTACCAGTTAGTGGGGCATTTGCATGGTCAACTCGCATTACTTCATTTATGATCAACACAGAAATATCAGTTCTTCCGGATCAACTGGTTTTTGAAACCATCGATGATTGCATAAACGGCAAGGAAACGATACTCTTCAACCTTTCATGGGATGATATTCTTATCGATAACATTCCTCAAAGTGGAATATTTCCCGGGACTGATGTCACGTGGTTTATCGAACCATGGACAATACAACTTCCCTACCTGCTGGAAACAATGAACACCTTACCATTGAAGATCAAGATTGATCCGGGTACTACAGAAATGGGTTATGTGGTAACAGAGATTCCCATTCTTGCAGAATTAAAAGACTATACTATTACTCTACAGGTACAGGATAGTCTCGTTTCTAACGATCCAGCAATGGAATTTTTTAATGAGATTTCAATATTTCCCAATCCATTTCAACTGAACAAAGATTCTCAGAACTATCTGAATATTTCTTTCAATACCATAGACAATGATAATATTTTTTTTTCTCTGTTCAACATAAAAGGACAATTGATTAATTCACAATCATATAATATTGAATCCTCAGGTGACCATCAGATAAGCATACCACTCGATTTGATGACACTAAAACCAGGCATGTATTTTTTACATTGTACGCCAGATCACGCACCAGCTATTTTCAAAAAGTGCATAATTTTTTGA
- a CDS encoding helix-turn-helix transcriptional regulator produces the protein MEIRTIFNRIAVLRKERGLSRKELADKIGVNFQTVGYLEREEYNPSLDLAFRISECFNLPIEFIFSTKPMKPLSEELMNLRKGI, from the coding sequence ATGGAAATAAGAACGATATTCAATCGTATCGCAGTTTTACGAAAAGAGCGTGGACTCTCGCGAAAAGAGCTTGCGGATAAGATTGGAGTAAATTTTCAAACCGTTGGATATCTGGAGCGTGAAGAGTACAATCCGAGTCTCGATCTTGCATTTCGTATCAGTGAATGTTTTAATCTTCCTATTGAATTTATCTTTTCAACCAAACCAATGAAACCCCTCAGTGAAGAACTCATGAATCTTAGAAAAGGAATATAA
- a CDS encoding tetratricopeptide repeat-containing sensor histidine kinase produces the protein MDKIKELEEKVRNSSGEEKVRYLNDLAFSFYNHDPEKTEKYAMEALSLGVELNASEQIARSYNNIGISFHIRGDYKKALQYYHKALSAFKQLDLDHKVAGVKNNIGGIYEKQGDFEKALRYYLKALKLWEQADEKHYTAATYNNIGIIYEKQGMYDEALHYHQKSLKIKEDIGDERNIAISLSNIGVVYERQNKSELALEYHQKALAIKEKLGDQRSIAISFHNIANILLSQEQYDTALEYCQKASKIFTDINESYGQITSLTSLGIVLEKLGKFTEAEKQLKKSLDMAREIKAKELEMNSLNYLSDLFENQKDYEQALHYQREYSVLKEEIFSEKKSKQIAEMRTKYETDQKEKEAEIYRLKNVELATANEMVNIKNRKLENRENQLKLVNKILRHDLINNLSVIDAALKLYRTDHDENLFVEATAKVKKSIALINKLRVREDEVTSEDLKLIDFNEIINRIIKHYPEIEFTVVGHGNILADDAIDSVIDNIINNADMHGETSKIDISIASEKSMSTIKIADQGKGIPDEVKDKIFNEGFIYGDKGNTGVGLYIVREYLKQWGGSITVMDNKPKGIVFTLTLRNS, from the coding sequence GTGGATAAGATCAAAGAACTCGAAGAAAAAGTTCGCAATTCCTCAGGTGAAGAGAAAGTAAGATATTTGAACGATCTAGCATTCTCATTTTATAATCATGACCCAGAAAAGACTGAGAAATATGCAATGGAAGCTCTTTCTCTTGGTGTTGAATTAAATGCATCCGAGCAGATTGCCCGAAGTTACAATAACATTGGCATTTCATTCCATATAAGGGGTGACTATAAAAAGGCATTGCAGTATTATCATAAAGCCCTTTCAGCTTTCAAACAATTAGATTTAGATCATAAAGTTGCAGGTGTAAAGAATAATATTGGTGGCATTTATGAGAAGCAAGGAGATTTTGAAAAAGCTCTCAGGTATTACCTGAAAGCGCTAAAACTTTGGGAACAAGCTGACGAAAAGCATTATACGGCAGCAACATATAACAATATCGGAATTATTTATGAGAAGCAGGGAATGTATGATGAAGCGTTACACTATCACCAGAAATCTTTAAAAATAAAAGAAGATATAGGTGACGAGAGAAATATCGCAATTTCTTTATCTAATATTGGAGTTGTATATGAAAGACAAAACAAATCAGAGCTCGCTCTGGAATATCATCAAAAAGCATTGGCAATAAAAGAAAAACTGGGTGACCAGCGATCAATAGCTATCTCTTTTCACAATATAGCTAATATATTATTAAGTCAGGAACAATATGATACGGCACTCGAATATTGCCAGAAAGCTAGCAAAATTTTCACTGATATTAATGAATCGTATGGTCAGATAACTTCTCTAACAAGCCTTGGAATTGTCTTGGAAAAACTCGGAAAATTCACCGAAGCGGAAAAGCAACTCAAAAAATCCCTTGATATGGCTCGTGAGATAAAAGCGAAAGAATTGGAAATGAATAGTCTCAATTACCTGTCTGATCTTTTTGAGAACCAAAAAGATTATGAACAAGCACTACATTATCAAAGAGAATATTCTGTGCTTAAAGAGGAAATATTCAGTGAGAAAAAATCAAAACAGATCGCAGAAATGCGAACCAAATACGAGACCGATCAAAAGGAAAAAGAAGCTGAAATATATCGCTTGAAGAATGTAGAACTTGCAACTGCAAATGAAATGGTCAATATCAAAAACCGAAAACTCGAAAACCGTGAAAACCAGTTAAAGCTTGTTAATAAAATACTCAGGCATGATCTCATTAATAATCTTTCCGTTATCGATGCTGCCTTGAAGCTGTATAGAACTGACCACGATGAAAATCTATTTGTCGAGGCAACAGCTAAAGTTAAAAAAAGTATTGCATTAATCAATAAATTAAGAGTTCGAGAAGACGAAGTAACTTCTGAAGATCTAAAACTTATCGATTTTAATGAAATTATAAACAGGATAATCAAGCACTATCCGGAGATAGAATTCACAGTTGTCGGTCATGGTAACATACTGGCAGATGATGCGATTGACTCTGTTATCGATAATATTATTAACAATGCTGATATGCATGGTGAGACGTCCAAAATCGATATCTCAATAGCTTCTGAAAAAAGCATGAGTACTATTAAGATTGCTGATCAAGGTAAAGGTATACCCGATGAAGTGAAAGACAAGATATTTAATGAGGGTTTCATATATGGTGATAAAGGTAATACCGGTGTTGGTCTTTATATTGTTCGAGAATATTTGAAACAGTGGGGTGGGAGTATTACAGTTATGGACAATAAACCAAAGGGAATTGTTTTTACATTGACGTTAAGAAACTCATAA
- the surE gene encoding 5'/3'-nucleotidase SurE encodes MKNILLTNDDGVFAEGIGELAKVLRRKYHVTIVAPDRERSAASHSLTIHHPLRIFKIKEDKYAVDGTPTDCVILATHKIIKDKIDLVISGINNGPNMGEDILYSGTVAAAIEAMNLGLPALAVSMGFRDKGDFKDGAEILLHMLENDLTSIMSDNSILNINLPPVPLKEVNSFKVTRLGHRVYSDFIKERHDPRGRPYYWIGGQTPDWTGGVETDFHAVQQNSVSITPITIDMTKYSSFPQIKEWIEKNLLI; translated from the coding sequence ATGAAAAATATTCTATTAACAAATGATGACGGCGTATTTGCAGAAGGAATTGGTGAACTCGCGAAAGTATTACGCAGAAAATACCATGTAACGATTGTAGCCCCAGACAGAGAACGAAGTGCTGCTTCACATTCTCTAACGATTCACCATCCTTTACGCATTTTTAAGATCAAAGAGGATAAATATGCAGTTGACGGTACGCCAACCGATTGCGTTATCCTTGCGACACATAAGATCATAAAAGATAAAATCGATCTTGTGATATCGGGAATTAACAATGGTCCAAATATGGGTGAAGACATACTTTATTCCGGCACTGTTGCTGCAGCAATAGAGGCAATGAATCTCGGACTTCCTGCGCTTGCAGTTTCTATGGGCTTTCGAGACAAAGGTGATTTTAAAGATGGTGCCGAGATTCTGCTTCACATGCTGGAAAATGACCTGACCTCAATCATGTCTGATAATTCGATTCTCAACATAAACCTTCCACCAGTTCCTTTGAAAGAAGTGAATAGTTTTAAAGTTACTAGACTGGGACACCGTGTGTACAGTGATTTTATTAAAGAGCGTCATGATCCCCGAGGACGTCCCTATTATTGGATCGGAGGGCAGACACCTGATTGGACAGGTGGAGTGGAAACTGATTTTCATGCAGTTCAGCAAAACAGCGTTTCGATTACACCTATCACGATTGATATGACCAAGTATTCTTCCTTTCCACAGATCAAAGAGTGGATAGAAAAGAACCTGCTCATATAA
- a CDS encoding protein-L-isoaspartate(D-aspartate) O-methyltransferase produces the protein MDYEAQRISMVEHQIKARGITDSRLLEAFRKVERHLFIPSGSHHYSYSDGPMCIGEGQTISQPYMVALMLNCMKLSEEDIVLEIGTGSGYQTALLAEVAEKVYSIERIPSLAEKAHVLLKKLGYTNISIQQGDGTKGWIPESDEEKEILFDSIVVSAAAPNVPDALVSQLKEGGRLVIPVGSRFIQDLVCIHKEKGKIKKEGFGGCQFVPLIGEQGW, from the coding sequence ATGGATTACGAAGCACAACGAATCAGCATGGTTGAGCACCAGATAAAAGCTCGGGGTATTACTGACAGTCGGCTTCTGGAAGCATTCAGAAAAGTAGAGCGTCACCTATTCATACCTTCTGGTTCGCATCATTATTCCTACAGTGACGGTCCAATGTGCATCGGTGAAGGACAGACCATTTCGCAGCCATACATGGTTGCACTCATGCTTAATTGCATGAAACTCTCAGAAGAGGATATTGTGCTGGAAATCGGCACAGGATCCGGCTATCAAACTGCCCTACTTGCCGAGGTCGCCGAAAAAGTGTATTCAATCGAAAGAATTCCATCTCTTGCAGAAAAAGCACACGTATTACTAAAAAAACTGGGATACACGAATATCAGTATTCAACAGGGAGACGGCACAAAAGGATGGATACCGGAGTCTGACGAGGAGAAAGAAATTTTGTTTGACTCGATCGTTGTTTCTGCGGCAGCTCCAAATGTACCCGATGCCCTCGTTTCACAACTCAAAGAGGGAGGTCGGTTGGTCATTCCTGTGGGAAGCAGATTTATTCAGGATTTGGTATGTATTCACAAAGAAAAAGGGAAAATAAAGAAAGAGGGTTTTGGCGGATGTCAGTTTGTACCTTTGATCGGAGAGCAGGGATGGTAA
- a CDS encoding small multi-drug export protein: protein MVKIKFIILVMIVLISIPVALGCDEPPEEPVKQQKFSQYFKDKNLSDEVIVMSMAMLPIFELRGAIPWAIHHYKMPWWKAYLLGVAGNFIPIPIILLILKFGLDLLQKVPLFKKFFGWLFARTRRKGAVIKKYESLGLILFVMIPLPITGAWTGSIAAYVFGIKFLPAIICILVGICLAGVIVTTLSMFGIWGALIASIALLTLFILWLIKFIKALKAARNNEKGASK from the coding sequence ATGGTAAAAATAAAGTTTATTATCTTAGTGATGATCGTGCTTATAAGTATACCTGTGGCACTTGGTTGCGATGAACCACCTGAGGAACCGGTGAAGCAGCAGAAGTTTTCACAGTATTTCAAAGACAAGAATCTATCCGACGAAGTTATCGTTATGTCTATGGCAATGCTGCCGATCTTTGAACTCCGTGGTGCAATACCATGGGCGATACATCATTATAAAATGCCTTGGTGGAAGGCATATCTTCTTGGTGTTGCAGGAAATTTTATTCCCATTCCGATCATTTTACTTATCCTGAAATTCGGGCTCGATCTACTTCAAAAGGTGCCTCTATTCAAGAAATTTTTCGGATGGCTTTTTGCACGTACACGTAGAAAGGGTGCTGTCATTAAAAAATATGAATCTCTTGGATTGATACTTTTTGTTATGATCCCTTTGCCTATAACCGGTGCATGGACAGGTAGCATTGCAGCATACGTTTTCGGCATAAAGTTCTTACCTGCAATAATTTGCATACTTGTCGGCATCTGCCTTGCGGGGGTCATCGTGACAACACTCAGCATGTTTGGAATATGGGGTGCACTGATTGCAAGTATAGCTTTATTGACATTATTTATCCTATGGCTCATAAAATTCATCAAAGCATTAAAAGCCGCCAGAAACAATGAAAAGGGGGCATCTAAATGA
- a CDS encoding cyclic nucleotide-binding domain-containing protein, which produces MKFKEFFTPKTDKVEEEKDLIRFLSEVELFENLTRNERRNLSQHLYERHYKSDEIVFKKGYPNVVMYIVKEGELQTFLDSTEGENLKTIKPKDFFGEVGLFLEEERTATILASKDSVLLGISKRDMNRFIDEYPRAGSKILRKLSTVLCTHLINTNMTLAQKRDELDDLKKRLKDSECQLQEIKDSQDDQSEKS; this is translated from the coding sequence ATGAAGTTCAAAGAATTCTTCACACCGAAGACAGACAAGGTTGAAGAGGAAAAAGATCTGATACGCTTCCTCTCAGAAGTTGAATTGTTTGAAAACCTTACACGAAACGAGAGAAGGAATCTTTCACAGCATTTGTATGAACGCCATTACAAGTCAGACGAGATTGTATTTAAAAAAGGGTATCCCAACGTCGTCATGTATATTGTAAAAGAGGGAGAACTTCAAACCTTTCTCGATTCAACAGAAGGTGAAAATCTTAAAACGATTAAACCGAAAGACTTTTTTGGTGAAGTCGGTCTTTTTCTCGAAGAAGAGCGAACTGCAACGATCCTTGCATCTAAAGATTCTGTTCTCCTGGGAATTTCGAAACGAGATATGAACAGGTTTATTGATGAGTATCCACGTGCCGGAAGTAAGATCCTGAGAAAACTCTCTACTGTTCTCTGTACTCATCTTATAAATACGAATATGACTCTTGCGCAGAAACGGGATGAACTCGATGACCTTAAGAAGCGACTTAAAGATAGTGAATGCCAGCTTCAGGAAATTAAAGACTCACAGGACGACCAGTCCGAAAAGAGTTGA
- a CDS encoding AI-2E family transporter, whose product MDRIKIVRWVIGFLTLGIAVIGVLFYKSILSYLVISGIIAYLISPIINYAQKFHIPRALSILIVYVIIIGLIVILINVIIPQVKTQAEEAAKFFKEVIRDPEAFTLRSFGLDGVANFVDRLQTRFTFINVDEYTKLLGEKFIGLINAIPQILINSLSGIINFLAFLVVIPFVCFFLLKDERQLFKTFFSWIPNRYFEFSIYLFEKIEDSFGRYLRSILLETVIVALLSYIGLLILGIPYALTLSIIIGLTNPIKFFGPFIGFVPVILVILFSPVPNVMVIYAILMSIIVQQIDSNVLFPSLVGKGLGMHPLWVLLTVIAGGYAFGVVGLLLAVPVVFLIKTVIQVSATSLKQFEII is encoded by the coding sequence ATGGATAGAATAAAAATCGTTCGCTGGGTGATCGGATTTCTCACACTCGGTATTGCTGTGATAGGTGTTTTATTCTATAAATCGATCCTGTCATACCTTGTGATATCGGGCATTATTGCCTATCTTATATCTCCTATCATTAACTATGCTCAAAAATTTCATATTCCGCGAGCACTTTCTATTCTCATCGTGTATGTGATTATAATCGGACTCATCGTGATATTGATCAATGTGATCATTCCACAGGTGAAGACACAGGCAGAAGAAGCTGCAAAATTCTTTAAAGAGGTCATAAGAGATCCTGAAGCATTTACACTCCGATCCTTTGGTCTCGATGGTGTGGCGAACTTTGTCGACCGTCTGCAAACGCGATTCACCTTTATCAATGTTGATGAATATACGAAATTACTCGGTGAGAAGTTCATTGGTTTGATCAACGCAATTCCTCAGATCCTTATTAATTCTCTCAGCGGGATCATTAACTTTCTTGCATTCCTGGTTGTGATACCTTTTGTATGTTTCTTCCTGCTGAAAGATGAACGGCAGCTTTTTAAAACTTTCTTTAGCTGGATACCGAATCGGTATTTTGAATTCTCCATCTATCTGTTTGAGAAAATTGAGGATAGCTTTGGTAGATATCTCCGTTCCATTCTCCTGGAGACAGTTATCGTTGCACTCCTGTCATATATCGGTCTGTTGATACTTGGAATTCCATATGCTTTAACGCTCAGTATCATTATTGGACTGACCAATCCAATCAAATTTTTTGGTCCCTTTATAGGATTTGTACCTGTGATTTTGGTCATACTTTTCAGTCCGGTGCCCAATGTTATGGTCATATATGCAATACTGATGTCCATAATTGTGCAGCAGATAGACAGCAATGTCCTGTTTCCCTCCCTTGTAGGCAAAGGATTGGGCATGCATCCACTCTGGGTTTTACTGACCGTTATTGCTGGAGGTTATGCCTTTGGTGTGGTTGGATTATTATTGGCAGTACCAGTCGTATTTCTCATTAAAACCGTCATCCAGGTTTCTGCAACAAGTTTAAAACAGTTTGAAATTATTTAA
- a CDS encoding TerB family tellurite resistance protein, which yields MARWQTLEGSIFHTTQEGSQEHFLKDFFESKAFIPKTKREKQEYEDFSFVSSAMALLIYVARSDGEVDAQEKDMIMKELKFQLNQRHFEYETLAEEIGPDEMKILNHLFDHFQTELEENACNLDQIIRIINMIYKKNPYKRMFLVRLCYYVAYADKTFSEKEFSTIKKIAKKLDVSEADTQRIEQEVRTELKI from the coding sequence ATGGCTCGCTGGCAAACATTAGAAGGTTCGATATTTCATACAACACAAGAAGGTTCACAGGAACATTTTCTTAAAGATTTCTTTGAAAGCAAAGCGTTCATCCCGAAAACCAAAAGAGAAAAACAAGAATACGAGGATTTCTCATTTGTAAGCAGTGCAATGGCTCTGCTGATCTACGTCGCCAGATCCGATGGCGAGGTCGATGCGCAAGAAAAAGATATGATCATGAAGGAGCTCAAATTTCAGCTCAATCAGCGCCATTTTGAATATGAGACACTTGCAGAAGAGATCGGTCCTGATGAAATGAAGATACTTAATCATCTTTTTGATCATTTCCAAACTGAGCTTGAAGAAAATGCATGTAATCTTGATCAGATCATACGGATCATTAATATGATCTATAAAAAGAATCCATATAAAAGGATGTTTCTTGTACGTCTTTGCTATTATGTAGCGTATGCAGATAAAACATTTTCAGAGAAGGAGTTCTCAACAATAAAGAAAATTGCAAAAAAACTCGACGTTTCAGAAGCTGATACACAAAGAATCGAACAGGAAGTACGCACTGAATTAAAAATATAA
- a CDS encoding YbaB/EbfC family nucleoid-associated protein encodes MFQGGKGLQDLLKQAQKMQKKMMESQEALAQKTVEASAGGGMVNVVMNGNQELLSIKIEKEVVDPEDVEMLEDLIVAAVEEARQKVKEMVESEMSGLTGGLKIPGLNA; translated from the coding sequence ATGTTCCAAGGTGGTAAAGGTCTTCAGGACTTACTCAAACAAGCCCAGAAGATGCAAAAGAAAATGATGGAGAGCCAGGAAGCTCTTGCACAGAAAACAGTTGAAGCATCTGCCGGCGGCGGCATGGTAAATGTCGTTATGAACGGTAATCAGGAGCTGCTTTCAATAAAGATAGAAAAAGAAGTCGTTGATCCCGAAGACGTAGAAATGCTTGAGGATCTTATCGTTGCTGCAGTTGAAGAAGCCAGGCAGAAAGTAAAAGAAATGGTCGAAAGCGAAATGTCTGGTTTAACCGGTGGACTTAAAATTCCCGGACTGAATGCATAA